The Rosa rugosa chromosome 1, drRosRugo1.1, whole genome shotgun sequence genomic sequence AAAACTAATACTGTATTTACCTGTTGAGCACAGTGAAAGGCTCCGACAGAAGAGACGGCTAGGGACTTCTCCAAGGAGTCGATCCGAATGTCGGTGAACTTTGTGGGTTTCCAAGAAACCGGCTGGTAAGCATTGTAGACCAGCACCTCCACAAAACCAAGGGAAAGAACACCCTCAAAGGCCTCCCTCACGCTCCGAGACTCGGAGCAGTCGATTCTTATGGCAAACACTTGAGATTTCTCCTCCCTTGCAATCTCATCGGCAAATTTCGACAGTCTGTCAAGATCACGGGCAAGGATGGCCACCGTGTAGCCTTCATGGGCGAACTTCCGAGCGATGGACCGGCCTAGATTCGGTCCAACGCCCACAATGGCCGCGATGCCCCGACTGGAACCAGAGCTTGCCATGCTGCGCATCAGAGCTCGATCAGCTTAGCTACTCGCTCGGTAGGTAGCTCCAAAGTGCTTCAAGTATGAACTGGACTACAGGCTACAATAGAAATAGTACTGGTTAAGGGCTTAGGTTAGGTTATTAGGTTAGGCAAGTGTGTGAACGCCATGAGTTTGAGTGTTGACGTACTCAAAGAGATGAGAGAGCATGTGAGTTGAGGAAGCAGGAAGAGATGGTGGATATGAGTTGTTGCCTCctttctgtgtgtgtgtgtgtgtatatatattcttgCTCTCAAGGGCTTCTCTGCCTCTCGGGGTTTTCCTTGCCTCCTCTCTTATATATCCTCTTGTTTCCCTCTAATTATGGCAATGAAAGGTGTTCGTGATAATCTTTACTATGAAGgactttcctttttcttttcttttttatgaaagaaaacttGTTACATTTATCTGCTCAAGACGTTTGTACCGCATCTCTGCATTTCAGTTTGGCACAAGCAGTTGAATGTACTTATTGATGAAGCACTTCATCAAAATGCTTCTAAAAAATTACTAAAATTACCTTTGCTCTTTAGGTAGCAAAACCATTGTATATTTTCATCCCGTACCTTTGCATTTCATGTTTGGCGCAAGCACTTGAAAGAACTTACTGATGCGACCCTTATAGTTCATGTAgcttttgaaaaaataaaaacgtCACGGGTTTACATATAAATTTAAACTAAATTTCTACTATATATGCGTGTATGACATACACACATGATCCGATGGTGTGTGAGCTGCTGCAATGAACAGTAGAAATGATACTTATGACATGCACACATCATTTGTGTGTGTCATAGACATGTATTTAAAATGTACAACAATTGTACCATAATTAAGTATTGTAACTTGTCTCACTTTGTACAACAATTTAAAATGAGTCATTCGTGGAAAGTAAATAATTCTTATTTGAATTTGAGAGATTAAAATTCTCGTAAGTTTTCCATTCTAGTGCTCGTAGGAAGAAATTATGAATCTATTGAGATACAAAATTAGACCTATAAATGGAGCAGATTTTTATCTggacccgctccagatccgtgATTATTGGACGGGTTTGAATTAAAAATTTGATCTGTTAATCTGTTAATTCGTTTATTTAACAGATCAAACACGGATTTAAGTTGATCCAATCTGTTAATGATTCAGTCCGTtttcataataataaaatattttattttattaatatattattatttttcaaaaatgtaaaatataaaatattaagaatATTTTGGAAATTTAGTATTTTAGTTATCTTAGTTTATCATTCAAGGgaatattttgataatgtaatttaAATTTTGACGATACTATtcgttttaatattttaatgaTGTTTTATGATGTATTATGATAAAAATTtcatattactatttaaaattaaaaatattcgTAATTATAAACGGATCGGACGAGTATCCGTTAATCcagcggatacggatttggattgaGCTATCAAAGATCCGCCAGGCTAACGGAGTGGGTCagattgaaattttttattactAAACAagtttggatttaggtcgatcgaCTCAAAATCCGGTCAATTTCACATGTCTATACACAATAACTCATTTTCCTCATTATTTCCCTCCTGCACATGGTTTTGTATCTGTTCTATTGTCCTTCTCCAAGGTTGTTTAATGGCTAGCAGGCTAAGTTTGTTTGAACCATTTACTCGGGTTTGCTAAGTCACCTGTCAGCAGCAATCTTCATCGTGGTTCCATCTGTTGCTTCTTGTTTTTCAATTCAAAGTTTTTTAAATGGTTCCAAACCAACCATTTGTTTCTGGGTATGGTTGCAGGCCTGATGCGCGCATTCAAACACAGTATATAGAAATCCTTTCCTTTGTGATCATTTTATCCAcaggaaaacaaaaaatatcAAATCTGGAAGACCAGATAAGGACTCCAGCAACtctcatttttataataaatacCTTTTGCTATGAAGGAATGAAGAAGGAAATCCACGCGGTGAAGAAGATATTCTATAGTTCAATCATtaaccgggggggggggggggggtacagTAAGGCGAAACCCTACAAGAAAACTTTTAGAATCTTGTTAAGTAGCTTCAGTGCTTTTGAATGACTAAAGGCCCGCATTCCCCAAATTCTAGCCACAACGTGTAATATATCCATATGGATTCTGGGTGTTTCTCTCTTATTTGATCGAGTTTGTTCTGCCTTTTGATTAGCTGAACTTAGTTAGGGGCCAGTCTTACGGTCTTACCTGGGTAATGCTAATGTAGTCAAATAGTATTATAGTATTGAAGCTTCGGTTGTCGCACCAATCTATGCTTTGAGCCTTTGAATCAAAAGCGGTCGGCCACTATCAAAAGCATTCTACCTCAAATACCCCATGTTTGAACTCAAAATTCTGATCGagaatatatattcttaatgaGGATACATGTCATGTTTTTATTGGCAGATCGAACTAATCTAATTGTTTGACCACCTTATAGGATTTATTTGTGAAGCTTTCTATTGAAACAAATGATTAAGATTGTGTCATTTTCATACTAGAGAAGTAATTATACACAAAATACCATTGTATTGTCATTTTCCTCATATTCTATCAATAATATTAATATTCTCCTCTCCTTATGTCACATTCCATAGCTAGCATCGTGTATATAactatatgttttttttttttttgaataaagggctggtgcggctgccctcaagccttgattaatgaaactgtcgaatacaaggggggacattgagcctaaacccctgattacaataagcatctagaatattttccgaaataatatcagaaatctctacagaagatttgtattctaacaagcaccaactagcaaatagCGCACAAATAGcgactccatttgctttaacatagcggaaagataactcgatatgtaccccgagtacaacatagcataattaccagctttaACACAGCTTTCCTCTtatgttgccgccgaaaagtaaatccgacgacacttagtctcaccctgccactaggcggtagcaCCCATTTGATGAAGCAAAAAGGTCGCCGCCGActtagagcagacaaggcacgtagAGTGCATACCCAGGCACGTAGCCCGACTAGGGCTACACAATATATGTAGGATTTTATTGGTCGCATAAAGCGTATCCAACCTAGACAACTTAACAAAATAagaattattaaaaataaaacagcTTGGACTGGACCCAAAcagcaataaaatataaatataacagtaaataaaattaaatccagagcccaagcccaggcccaacAAGGAATATGCAGGGTTCCAGCCCAAACCAGCTACACCACAGCCATACCAACACCGCCGCCACCACAACGCCACCATCACCGCGCCTCTGCCGTGACCCGATCTCCGTCCATAGCCCAGCCACCATAACGGTCAGATCGTCGCCCAATCTGACCCCCAGAAATCGAAGCACCGGTGAAGACAACGAACCACTAGAGCCACAGAACGACGTCATGGCCACAACGACGCAAATCCTCCACCTCATCCCTCCAATCCGCTTGTCCCCTGCCATCCCCTGCCAAGCCATGTGTCCTATTCCATCATCCAACACACTCAACCCCAGATCAGAACGGATCCGATTGGGATCGAGTGGATCCATCACCTCGACAACGGCCAACACTCGGTCAGCCCCATCCTCACCATCTGAGAGAATCATTGCTCCGAAGGCTAGAGCCCGTCCGGCTGCATGCTCCACACACCGACGAGGCCAGAGGCCCGCGCTGACGAGGGTGCGCCGCCGAACGAGAGAACGTGGTAGCTAGGAGAAACCTAGCGTTTAGAAAGAGAATTGCTTCGtgtgataaaaaaaacaactatATGTCTATATATGCAGGAAATTCTGTAAGTAATGGAGGCATGCATAGATTAAGACAATATACATAGCTCCAATTCCACCATACTTGCTGTGCGAGTAATTTGGATCTGGACTTTGGATGCAAGAAGGGGGCTAGATGCGTACTACTATTAGATAAGTTCACATGTGTGGAACTAGAAAGCAACCAAAGAAGAAACCCATGTATTGGCGGCAATGATGGTGGAGATGATGATAGAAAACAACCaaagaaaaaaccaaaactAGCCGGTATATATGTATTGCCTTGATTATCTATCATTAATGCATCGTTTGTTTGCAGAATGGAAATGTTGGGAATGGAAATTTTATCATTTTCTGTATTTGGCACACCCAAGGAAATGAATAATTTTCCTACATGAAGGGAAAATAGGGGGAAAAATAGATCCTCCCACACCTTATGGAATTCATTTTTCCTCATACTTTCCCCGCATTAATTGTCTATTCTAAATATTATTTTAATGGTTGTTATTACTAAATTATCCAATAAATTTTTGAATCTTGAATTGTTTATGTCTTGATAAGAAGGATATTATTGAAAATTGATGTTACCTACTTTCCTATTCCTGTACAAACCAAACATcagaaagaaaagtaaaatgCATTTTCCGATTACTTTCCTAGCGTTTCCAAACATTGGTAGGGAAATTAGTGGGAAATTTACTTTCCCATGCTCTTAGGAAAGACCAAGGAACCAATTACATTTTCGgcaaccaaacgaggcctacgTTTCATGTTTGTGGTGACTTAATTTAGTCCAACCATGACATTAAGCTGAAGAAGAGTAACATAGAACCATACTCTGAACAGAAACAACGGTTGCAAATAAATTGATCATCATGTAGGTTAGTAACGAGCCATAGATGCTTGACTTATTACTAGATTATCATCCACTCTCTCAGATCACGAGAAATTGTGCAATTTAAACTGTTCGGTCATAATATACGGCCTTgtgatatttttgtttttggtgcaATACTGCCTTGTGATATACAAATGGTTGGAGGATGACTATCAATGCATATCCTATTGTTCTTTATGCTGGAATATATGCTAATCTTTAGTTTGTTGGGTGGATGAGCAACCCAATTTTTGGAGGCACTTTTTCACTAGTGACTAGTACCGAGTGAGTTGCCTCTTGCAATTTGCACCAATTATCAAATTTCTAAtaggtttttgttttattttcctaAAAGTCTCAAACTTATCCTTTCAAAAGGATCACACTGCTTGAAACATGCAGTGACGGACTAAGAAATTACTAAATAGAGTATAACGCACAATTTTCTACTTTAACAATGAAAGAAACTTAGTTTGCTGAAAACTAGAGAtctaattaaatatatatgtattttgtTGTTTGGATAACAAGGGATCATTCCAATGGACCAAAAAGATGAAGCTTTTCATTTCATTTGGGGaggggggaagaagaagagggcatTTGTGTGATTGTGTCATATTCCTATTCGGATTATGCAATTCATGCCATTCGTTTAAGATCCCTGGAAGTCCATCAAATCCTTTGTCATTAATAATTAATTCATTGGATGCAGCTTTAAAACTTTTACAGAGCTTCACTGTTATGCTTTCTGCGTCAACTCTATTTGGGGCATCGACCAATAGGACCACTTTTAAAAGTTTCTAGACATATGGTGACAAAACCATTAATTGGATTCGAAGTTGGAAGATTAAAATTGAGACATGGGTAACCCAACAATGGGTATGAATAAAATGGCGAAAATTCTTCAATACACGGCAGTGAATGTGCACATACAAGTCTGACTTACACGTGGCAATATCTGAACAATCAAATATGTGGGGCCAGAAATCATGTCATCTGAGCCATCACTAAAGCTTACTCTGTTTTGACAGTCAACGTCCACTGTCAAGGAAAATTTATAGTGGTATTTTTGTTGTTGGTCAACTAACAAATAGTAGTTCAGGAGATAAAAACTTTTAGATGGTAAATATCCCCTTGAAATTTAATCTAAGCCCTTCGCCGACTCTGCTACCTCCTCCGCCACCGATGAAGCCAGAGAAAAATGAAGCCCCATCTACTTCAGAGCAGCCGGAGCTCGAAGTCGCGCCGCGCTGACGATCACGGAGAACAAGCTCCTCGACGATTCGGAAGCTTAGTTAATCTTGGGACTGGATTTCGGTTACGACCGGCGACACGCCGTTCGCGTCGGCAAGTGCTTTCCATGATCTAAATCTATCGGCGGCGGTGCTTAATGGTTTGTATGTAGAGATGAGGTTTAATAATGCTGGGTCAGCAAGAATTTTCGGTGGAAGCAAATGCTGGGTCGGTGCTCATTCATAATGATGTATATACACGCTTTAGTATATGAAAGGAGGAAGCAAATGAACGATAGCCGTTGTTGGCACAATGGCTAATTGGCCAAAGAATCAAGGGTGGGTAGGCTATGCGAGCTCGAAAGTTCGAGCCGTGTCAAgctcatttgttttttatatttgttttttatAGTTGTCTCTTttgctttttattatttttttgttattatttctTTTAATAGTTGTCCCTTTTGCtgtttattatgatttttttttagtatTATTTCTTTCCAATTTATGCatgttgtaaaaaattcagTCAATTTCGTCATAGTTTTGATTTCGATTCACTTCAGTGACATAACATCTTGGTTGACCAAAGTATATATTTAACATCTTTGTTGTAAAAAATTTATGCATCTTGCTCATTTGTTTATTACTTAGTCAACCAAAGTAATATATATAACATCTTGGTTGACTGATGACATAACGACCACGAACATGTAAACACGAAAAATCCTGCAACGAATAAAATGCAGACACGTGtgcaaaataataattttattgatttaaatgcgggttacaatctctgtagatgctctttcacaaaattctcctctgattcgatctctgacgttgatttgatccaagggtggcgagcacttgatcttgaatcaaaCGGTTGCAATGTGGACTTCCTGCTATGTTGACGATTTGAGGAAGATgattgaccaagggctgtagaagcttgatcttgatcggatttaggccacgagtggtgtcacgtggtgagtgttcttcggctttggtaggggatgaaccagcacgtgtgtttggtgctttgttgattctccacgagcttgatgaagaactcgGCAGAAGTTTTGCTTTGTTGACGACTTGAAGACGACGGATGATCAAGGGCTGTAGAGGCTTGAACTTGATCAGATTTGAACCACGAGCGGTGTCACGTGGCGAGTATGGCTTTTGATGGTGGATGAATcagcacgtgtgtttggtgcttgttgatcctCCGCGTGTTTGACAACTTCCGAGCTTGTAGGTGATTTCCCCTGCTTGTCTGAAGTCAGCGAGGTGAagagaccggctatttggcagcttgatggttcttcacgaaCTTGGGAGACTTCTGAGCTTTGGAGAGGTTTCTTCCGTCTGCTTGCGTCCCTCTATCTGTCGTCGTCTTCGATGGTGTACTTGACTCAAGGGcgattgacgcttgatcttgagtcgtaTGATGGCCACGAGGGTTGACACGTGACGAGTGCTTTGGCTTAAGGTTGGTGatgaaccggctatttggcagcttgaaggCTCTTCACGTGCTTGAGGACTTATGAACTTTGGGAGTGATTTTTCTCTCCTTCCgctgaagtccttctcttgatttcAGAGGGGCTATTTATAGTGTCAGCgcctctctcaatttggaatgccttaatgacacgtaattaattgtattttccttaattacgtaatcaaatcaatcagccctaattaactgatttaatcacgattaTTAAAGAATtatccaatcaatttgatggctgattttaattgtatttcattaatagcataatcaaatcaatcagctttaattaactgatttaatcatgactattaaggaattagccaattaatttgatggctgattttaattgtatttcattaatagcataatcaaatcaatcagctttaattaactgatttaatcatgactattaaggaattagccaattagtttgatggctgattttaatcttgattatcaatttaaataaattgatatctaatcagcagacgagatttaatgcttgattttattcggaatcaattaatttgattgatccgctttaatatcaattgaattagccggagcaaattcatttattgccgtcGAGCCTTTCATGTATCGCCAACTGTCATTCTCTGAGTCTGCGTGATTTTGCTGACTCACAAGCCATGTGGACAATTTGCGGGACCCACATGCTGACTAaatttgttcggtcataatttcaagtggtgaccgaattatttaatgaattttattttcattaaatttttggtgtctacagAACAGTGCCAAATTTTTCACACGACGTATATAATTACGTTCATGATACATGTGAATGGTTGAAGGATCGAGAAAAGAAGTTACCAATGACTAGTTACGAGAATTTTAGTTTGATGGGTATTTAAGGTTTAGAGTTGACCGCATGGATCGAGGCCTAAACGATGATGAAAATAGGTAAATTTTTTACCATAGCTTTTTCTTCTCATCATGAGAATATCCAACGGTGGATTTGTCAAAAATATATTTTCTCCATATTGTTGGTTTTAGAATATATACTTTTCGATATAactaagggctaaatactagttagtaccctgtggtttaggtccaaaatcatttcagtccctggacttctaatttcatcaaaaacacccctgcactttcaattttgatctaataggtccaattcgttaatattctttcaaatagttggattatttgttgaaaaactatttatttttaatagtaggactcactcctaaattgacaatgcagaccacctcgacaccacatcataaaacatagaccatatatgatccacattaacaagttaaataactcaattgtcggaaaactaacaaattggacctattagatcaaaattgaaagtgcaggggtgtttttgatgaaattagaagttcagggactgaattgattttagacctaaaccacagggtagtaatttgtatttagctcTATAACTAATAAGCAAGTTAAGCagcattagtaggcatataaggattttgtagaattcaagaaaatgaaattgaaaatcaataaatttgacattatccATGTATCTATCGCGCATTAATAGATACTGTGTTAAAAGGTTGACCTGGTCCATCGTCATTTCGATATTGGTCAAAGCGTTTAACCTTATATACTCTTATGATTCCCTACGGGCAGCCGAACTACGTGAAGATAAATGTTTCGTATTGTTTATATGGCCTGACAAAGCTTTTCCACGCGAGAGTGTGAGAACTGACGGAtcgagaatttttttttactaataAGTGGTTACGAGCATTTTAGTTTGATGGGTATGTAGGGTTTGGGATTGACCACATGGATCGAGACTCAAACAATGACGAAAATAGGTAATTTTCTAACGGTAGAATTGGCCAAATTATATTTTCTCCACGTTGTTGGTTTTAGAATGTAAACCTTTTCATATAATCAATGAACAAGGTAAACCACATTAgcaggcatataaggattttgtggaTTCCAAAAAAgcgaaattgaaaatcgataaatttgatattATCCATGTATTTATTGCGCAAGAAtaggtactgtgtaaaaaaatttaCGAAGTCCGTCGTCGTTTTGATATTGGTCAAAGCAGTCAATCTTGTATACGCTCATATTTCCCTAAGGGGAGTTGAAGTACGAGGAGATAAATGTCATGAATTGTTTACATGGGTTGACATAGCTCGTCCCCTTAAGAGTGTGAGCGTTGATGGATCGAGAAAAGAAATTACGAATGAGTGGTTACGAGCATTTTAGTTTGATAggtatttagagtttagggttcaCCACGTAGATCGAGGGCCAATCGatgaccaaatttttttttaaccgtagccttttcttctcttcatgaGAACATCCAATGGTCGAATTGCCAAATTGTATTTTCCCCACTTTATAGGTTTTGGAGGTATACTTTTCCTAACTAATAAAcaaattgaaaccaaatcagtagacatataagaaattcgtgcaataaaaaaaaaattgaaattggaaattgATATATTTGATATTACCCATGTATTTATAACGTATTAGTATGTACTATGTAAAAAATTTAACTCGTTTCATTGTCATTTTGACATCGGTCAAAGCGGTCAACACTATATACGTTTATATTTTCCTAAGAGGAGTCGAATCACGAGGATATAAATGTCCCGATTTTTTTACATGCATTGACATAGCCATCCTCACGAGAGTGCGAGCGCTGACGGATTAAGAaaagaagttgtgaagaagAGCATTTTAGTTTGATGGATATTTAGGACTCAGgcaaaatttagggtttaggatttacCATGTCAATTTAGGCATGTATGATGACGAATATAGGTAAATTTTTTACCATACCTTATCTTCTTGTCATGAGAACATCTAACGGTCAAATTGGCCAAATTCTATTTCATCCACCTTATTGGCTTGATAATGTATACCTTTTCATATAAccaataaacaagttagaccacGTTAGCaagcatataaggattttgtgtgatccaaaaaatcaaaattcaaaattgataaatttgacattacacATGTACTTACCACATATTAATAGGTACAATGTAAAAAAGTTAACTTGGTATGCCATCGAGTCGAATCGGTCAAAGCGGTCATATTTATTACCGGGTTTAGGGTTGATCTCGTGGATCGAGATTGAGATGATGAGGGAAACAAGTAAATTATTTACCATAGCCATATTTATCTGTCATGATCACATCCAAGTATCCAACGCTTGAATTGGCTAAATCatatttcctccaccttgttgaTTTTGAAAGGTATAATTTTTCCATATATTGAATAAACAAGTTAACCCACTTTAGTAAATATATAAAGATTCCGTGCAGTCAAAAAATCGGAATTAAAAATTGATatatttgacattacccatataTTTATCAAGTAGTAATAGGTAATGTGTAAAAAAGTTAGCCTAATCTATTGTCGTTTTCTATAGGAGTCAAAATTGTCAACCATATACACGCTTATACTTCCATAAGGGGAGCATAATCACGAGAAGATAAATCTCCTAAACCTTTCACATGGCTTGACATAGCTTATGCCCTTGAGAGTGTAAAGCGCTAATGGCTCAAACAAAAAGTTGCAAATGAGTGATTATGAGCGTCTTAGTTTGATGTATATTTAAATTTTAGGTTAAACCGAATATGTAATAAAGAGGTTATAGGCGTTTTAATTAAAAAAGGTATTTTTGTAAATGACCATTAAATGAGGTTGACTCAGGATCGGCTGATTTGCTCAAATATGGTCAGGGATGCTAACAAACAATTATTGTTTTGTAAAGGTATTTGAAGTTGTTACCAACAAATGAACATGTTAGATATTACTAGTAGGTGTATATGAGTAATGAGTTTTATATGATCCAAAAATGGTCAATTTAACAGCTTCGATCTATGTAGCTGTTGTATAGAAAGAGGTCTATTTTTTACCATGTTTATACTaatttttgaaaatagtatAGACATTATAAAATTAGAATCTTAATAAAAATTGTTGCACACTATTAATTTTCAACCAGAGAGAAGCCCCGCCTTCATCAAAAGATAAAATGCCGCCAAAATTAGAGAATCCCGCCGAAACTTTCAACCAAACTTAAATTTCCCACCAGTATATATTATTTCATTACTGAACTgagaagaaaaaatcaaaagTTCCCTCATCAGTCATAACCCAGTTAGTTCCACTTCCTTCGTCCCTGTCACCTCTTCGATTGCACAAAAAGCTCATACGTCATCGGTTTTGGTGGTATTTCTCATCCTCCCATTCATTTCTCTGTATGCTTATTCTGTGTGGTTAAGGTTTGTGAGAAATCTGGATTTGGAAAACAGAGAGTAGTCGTACATTGGGGTTTTCTTTCTGTCAAATTTGCTGTTACACACTTGGGGGTTTAATTTGGGAGATTTCATTCTATTGGGTTTGCTcaaatttggttttgatttcaaTTACTCCAGCAAACCAAGGCGTCTCTGCCTCCCAAGtctctcttcttcccctagCTGTGAAAATCTCTACAATCTGAAAATCCTTATTGGCTGAAATTGCAGGGATTTCAAATGTC encodes the following:
- the LOC133727352 gene encoding uncharacterized protein LOC133727352; protein product: MRSMASSGSSRGIAAIVGVGPNLGRSIARKFAHEGYTVAILARDLDRLSKFADEIAREEKSQVFAIRIDCSESRSVREAFEGVLSLGFVEVLVYNAYQPVSWKPTKFTDIRIDSLEKSLAVSSVGAFHCAQQVLPGMVERGRGTILFTGCSASLKGIAGYSELCCGKFALRALSQCLSMEFQPYGVHIAHVIVDGVMGPPRGGSSSSSQRIAGVGVSDGSMDPDAVAQTYWHLHIQDRSAWTQEIDLRPSIPPRFC